The following proteins are co-located in the Sulfurovum sp. TSL6 genome:
- a CDS encoding alpha/beta hydrolase codes for MMENAIKGRKMVSFIAVLSIAYVLMCFLLFLFQRQMIYLPTSEVSVRDTAYTVLDTGEVRIKVWTLNPGKEKALIYFGGNAENVAYNIDDFRTLFADRTVYLVNYRGYGGSSGSPYEEGLYSDALFVYDHFIKQHSALSTMGRSIGGAVATYLASKRDVDKLILVTPFDSAVSVGKKLYRFFPMDLIVKERLDSAGRANKITTDTLIIVAANDRIIPYENTQNLIDSFKYREIEVVRLSDVGHNTVHHHPDYKKVIASFMR; via the coding sequence ATGATGGAGAATGCAATAAAGGGTAGAAAAATGGTTTCATTTATAGCTGTATTGAGTATCGCTTACGTGCTCATGTGTTTTTTACTTTTTCTCTTTCAACGACAGATGATTTACTTGCCTACTTCTGAGGTAAGTGTTCGGGATACTGCATATACTGTACTAGATACAGGTGAAGTACGTATCAAGGTATGGACACTTAACCCGGGCAAAGAGAAAGCGCTTATCTACTTTGGAGGTAATGCTGAGAACGTTGCATACAATATCGATGATTTTCGAACACTTTTTGCCGACCGTACAGTCTACCTCGTCAACTACCGCGGTTATGGAGGCAGTAGCGGATCTCCGTATGAAGAAGGCTTGTACAGTGATGCATTGTTTGTTTACGATCATTTTATTAAACAGCATAGTGCACTCTCGACCATGGGTCGAAGTATAGGAGGGGCTGTAGCAACATACTTGGCTTCCAAACGTGATGTAGATAAGCTTATTCTTGTGACACCTTTTGATAGTGCGGTAAGTGTAGGTAAAAAACTCTACAGATTTTTTCCGATGGATCTCATCGTGAAAGAACGATTAGATTCGGCTGGAAGAGCTAATAAGATCACTACAGACACATTGATCATAGTTGCAGCTAATGACAGGATAATACCTTATGAAAATACCCAAAATCTTATCGATTCTTTTAAGTATAGAGAGATTGAAGTTGTGAGACTCAGTGATGTAGGGCATAACACTGTACATCATCATCCTGATTACAAAAAGGTCATTGCATCATTTATGAGATAG
- a CDS encoding slipin family protein, which produces MLPILPMTTVYIVMILIIFLAAAIRILREYERGVIFTLGRFTGVKGPGLIILIPFIQRMERVDLRIIVLDVPEQDVISHDNVSVNVNAVVYFRVVDPEKAIIQVENFYAATSQLAQTTLRSVLGRHELDEMLAEREQLNYDIQEILDKQTDTWGIKISNVEIKHVDLNESMVRAIAKQAEAERERRAKVINAKGELEASKNLVEAAKILSDNPHGIQLRYLQTLSDISNDKTNTVIFPFPTDLQQFMKGIVKE; this is translated from the coding sequence ATGTTACCTATACTACCAATGACCACCGTCTATATCGTGATGATACTGATTATTTTTCTGGCTGCTGCCATTCGAATCTTACGTGAATATGAGCGTGGTGTAATTTTTACACTTGGTCGCTTTACTGGGGTGAAAGGCCCAGGTCTGATCATATTGATACCGTTTATACAGAGAATGGAACGGGTGGACCTACGTATTATTGTTTTGGATGTACCAGAGCAAGATGTTATTTCTCATGATAATGTTTCTGTGAATGTCAATGCAGTAGTCTACTTTCGTGTAGTTGACCCTGAAAAAGCGATTATACAGGTAGAGAATTTTTATGCTGCTACCAGCCAGCTTGCGCAGACGACTCTACGTTCCGTCCTGGGTCGACATGAACTTGATGAAATGCTTGCAGAACGGGAACAATTGAATTATGATATACAGGAGATACTTGATAAACAGACTGATACTTGGGGGATCAAAATCTCCAATGTTGAGATCAAGCATGTAGACCTTAATGAAAGCATGGTACGTGCCATTGCTAAACAGGCAGAAGCGGAACGGGAACGTCGTGCGAAAGTGATCAATGCCAAAGGAGAACTTGAAGCAAGTAAAAACCTTGTTGAAGCGGCTAAAATTCTTAGCGACAATCCTCATGGAATACAATTACGTTACCTGCAGACTTTGAGTGATATATCCAATGATAAAACAAATACAGTGATCTTCCCGTTCCCGACAGATCTACAGCAGTTTATGAAGGGAATCGTAAAAGAGTAG